A genomic segment from Bradyrhizobium diazoefficiens USDA 110 encodes:
- the ybeY gene encoding rRNA maturation RNase YbeY produces the protein MSHPNLPMTEVLVVADCWQREPDSEAVIQRAVAAAAESVDEDVAEAEVAVMLTDDAGIRTLNSNWRGIDKPTNVLSFPALQPEGEWKEGDAPRMLGDIAIAYETMRREADEEKKPFDHHLSHLAVHGFLHLIGYDHENDDDAEEMEALETQILAHLGIPDPYADRPGTH, from the coding sequence ATGTCACACCCCAACCTTCCCATGACCGAGGTCCTCGTCGTCGCCGATTGCTGGCAGCGCGAACCCGATTCCGAAGCCGTGATCCAGCGCGCGGTCGCGGCCGCCGCCGAGAGTGTCGACGAAGACGTCGCGGAGGCGGAAGTGGCGGTGATGCTGACCGACGATGCCGGCATCCGCACGCTCAACAGCAACTGGCGTGGCATCGACAAGCCGACCAACGTGCTGTCGTTTCCCGCGCTCCAGCCGGAGGGCGAATGGAAGGAAGGCGATGCGCCGCGCATGCTCGGCGACATCGCGATCGCCTACGAGACCATGCGGCGCGAGGCGGACGAGGAAAAGAAGCCGTTCGACCACCATCTGAGCCATCTGGCCGTGCACGGTTTCCTGCACCTGATCGGCTACGACCACGAGAACGACGACGACGCGGAGGAGATGGAAGCGCTGGAGACGCAGATCCTGGCCCATCTCGGCATTCCCGATCCCTATGCCGACCGCCCGGGGACGCACTGA
- a CDS encoding tRNA (guanine(46)-N(7))-methyltransferase TrmB, translating to MSERKSDPDRDDSERAFFGRRKGHKLRQHQAELIDHLLPHLALDIAGEAPGNACEIFDPAASDVRLEIGFGGGEHLAAEAQNFATTGFIGCEPYVNGMAKILAQIEAGNIANIRLFAGDAAELLAWLPKASLSRIDLIHPDPWPKRRHWKRRFVQDRTIAAMARVLKVGGEFRFVCDIDDYCAWTLSHLARSADFKWLAERADDFRQPWDGYTMTRYGRKAAREGRKAAYLRFRRS from the coding sequence ATGAGCGAACGCAAGTCAGATCCCGATCGCGATGACAGCGAGCGCGCCTTCTTCGGGCGCCGCAAGGGCCACAAGCTCAGGCAGCACCAGGCCGAGCTGATCGATCATCTGCTGCCGCATCTTGCGCTCGACATCGCGGGCGAGGCGCCGGGGAATGCGTGCGAGATCTTCGATCCCGCGGCGAGCGACGTGCGGCTCGAGATCGGCTTCGGCGGCGGCGAGCATCTTGCGGCCGAGGCGCAGAACTTCGCCACGACCGGCTTCATCGGCTGCGAGCCCTATGTCAACGGCATGGCGAAGATCCTCGCGCAGATCGAGGCCGGCAACATCGCCAACATCCGCCTGTTCGCGGGCGATGCCGCCGAGCTCCTGGCCTGGCTGCCGAAGGCCTCGCTGTCGCGGATCGACCTGATCCACCCGGATCCCTGGCCGAAGCGGCGGCACTGGAAGCGGCGCTTCGTCCAGGACAGGACCATCGCCGCAATGGCGCGCGTGCTGAAGGTCGGCGGCGAATTCCGCTTCGTCTGCGACATCGACGATTACTGCGCCTGGACGCTGTCGCATCTTGCGCGCTCGGCGGACTTCAAATGGCTTGCGGAGCGCGCCGACGATTTCCGGCAGCCATGGGACGGCTACACGATGACGCGCTACGGCCGGAAGGCCGCGCGCGAAGGACGCAAGGCCGCGTATTTGCGGTTCAGAAGAAGCTGA
- a CDS encoding PhoH family protein — translation MQVPPETQVVIDFDDNRAASALVGPYGQHLAQIERRLGVVVDSKGNHITIGGTRDGCDAARRVLEVLYAQAVKGQDLDQGEVEGAIRAVIAQGSLFEFDAKSAKTTFDSINLRKRPVRARTAAQDSYIRALKRHELVFGIGPAGTGKTWLAVAHAAQLFERKEVDKIILSRPAVEAGERLGFLPGDLREKVDPYLRPIYDALYDLMDARIVERALQTGEIEIAPLAFMRGRTLTNAAIILDEAQNTTSMQMKMFLTRLGENSRMIVTGDPSQIDLPNGQTSGLAEATRLLNGVEGIAQVHFKAEDVIRHELVARIVSAYEGQPQRPAAGKS, via the coding sequence ATGCAAGTTCCGCCCGAAACCCAGGTCGTCATCGACTTCGACGACAACCGCGCCGCATCCGCACTGGTCGGCCCGTACGGCCAGCACCTCGCGCAGATCGAGCGCCGGCTCGGCGTCGTCGTCGATTCCAAGGGCAACCACATCACCATCGGCGGCACGCGCGACGGTTGCGATGCCGCGCGCCGCGTGCTGGAGGTGCTCTACGCCCAGGCGGTGAAGGGGCAGGATCTCGACCAGGGCGAGGTCGAGGGCGCGATCCGCGCCGTGATCGCACAGGGCTCCCTGTTCGAGTTCGACGCCAAATCGGCCAAAACGACCTTCGACAGCATCAACTTGCGTAAACGCCCGGTGCGCGCGCGCACCGCCGCGCAGGACTCCTACATCCGCGCGCTGAAGCGCCACGAACTGGTGTTCGGCATTGGACCTGCCGGTACAGGCAAGACCTGGCTCGCGGTCGCGCATGCCGCGCAACTGTTCGAGCGCAAGGAAGTCGACAAGATCATCCTGTCGCGCCCGGCGGTGGAAGCCGGCGAGCGGCTCGGCTTCCTGCCCGGCGATCTCCGTGAGAAGGTCGATCCCTATCTACGCCCGATCTACGACGCGCTCTACGACCTCATGGACGCACGCATCGTCGAGCGAGCGCTGCAAACCGGCGAGATCGAGATCGCGCCGCTCGCCTTCATGCGCGGCCGCACGCTGACCAACGCCGCCATCATCCTGGACGAGGCGCAGAACACAACATCGATGCAGATGAAGATGTTCCTGACCCGCCTCGGCGAGAACAGCCGCATGATCGTGACCGGCGATCCCTCGCAGATCGACCTGCCGAACGGCCAGACCTCGGGCCTCGCCGAGGCAACCCGCCTGCTGAACGGCGTCGAAGGCATTGCACAAGTTCATTTCAAAGCCGAGGACGTGATCCGCCACGAACTCGTGGCGCGGATCGTCTCCGCCTATGAAGGGCAGCCGCAGCGGCCGGCCGCCGGTAAATCCTGA
- a CDS encoding M20 family metallopeptidase — MMRFKGIDAPMTNSNWFDNQTILDGIRRWVEIETPTEAPEQVNRLVSLVADHYRDLPVTLERIAGVDGCGDHLLARSAWGQDRPGILVLSHLDTVHPLGFIERLPFKVEGDSAFGPGIYDMKGGAYIAHHAFRALCATAERSPLGITHLFTSDEEIGSPTSRALIEKEGRKAKYVLVTEPARDGGKIVTGRKGVGRFQVFIKGVPAHAGSRPEDGRSAVRELANIILTLEGMNDPARGVSVNVGVVRGGTRPNVTPEEAYAEIDLRVPSFTDADEFVGKILALRSKTNGVTVRVTGELNRPPYEKGNAGASLYEHARTLATEIGFELIDTYTGGGSDGNFTAPHTGTLDGLGVDGKGAHTHYEQLYVSSLEPRARLLYRLYQTLR; from the coding sequence ATGATGCGATTCAAAGGCATAGATGCGCCCATGACGAACTCCAACTGGTTCGATAACCAAACTATTCTCGACGGCATCCGGCGCTGGGTGGAGATCGAGACGCCGACAGAGGCGCCTGAACAGGTCAACAGGCTGGTGTCGTTGGTCGCGGATCATTATCGCGATCTGCCTGTCACGCTCGAGCGCATCGCCGGCGTCGACGGCTGCGGCGATCATCTGCTGGCACGCTCGGCCTGGGGCCAGGACCGGCCCGGCATCCTGGTGCTGAGCCACCTCGATACCGTTCATCCCCTGGGATTCATCGAGCGCCTGCCGTTCAAGGTCGAAGGCGACAGCGCGTTCGGTCCCGGCATCTACGACATGAAGGGCGGCGCCTACATCGCCCATCACGCGTTTCGCGCGCTTTGCGCCACGGCCGAGCGCTCGCCACTCGGCATCACCCACTTGTTCACCTCCGACGAGGAGATCGGCAGCCCCACCTCGCGTGCGCTGATCGAGAAGGAAGGGCGCAAGGCCAAATACGTGCTGGTGACGGAGCCGGCACGCGACGGCGGCAAGATCGTCACCGGACGCAAGGGCGTCGGACGCTTCCAGGTGTTCATCAAAGGCGTGCCGGCGCATGCCGGCTCGCGACCCGAAGATGGTCGCAGCGCCGTCCGCGAGCTCGCCAATATCATCCTGACGCTGGAAGGGATGAACGACCCGGCGCGCGGCGTCTCCGTGAATGTCGGTGTGGTGCGCGGCGGCACGCGCCCCAACGTGACGCCGGAAGAGGCCTATGCCGAAATCGATCTGCGCGTGCCGAGCTTCACCGATGCGGACGAATTCGTCGGCAAGATCCTCGCCCTGAGGTCGAAGACGAACGGCGTCACCGTCAGGGTCACCGGCGAGCTCAATCGTCCGCCCTACGAGAAGGGCAATGCAGGTGCCTCGCTGTACGAGCATGCCAGGACGCTCGCCACGGAGATCGGCTTCGAACTGATCGACACCTACACGGGCGGCGGCTCGGACGGCAATTTCACCGCTCCCCACACCGGCACGCTCGACGGGCTCGGCGTCGACGGCAAGGGCGCACACACCCATTATGAGCAGCTCTATGTCTCGTCGCTCGAACCGCGCGCGCGGCTGCTCTATCGCCTGTATCAGACGCTGCGATGA
- the lnt gene encoding apolipoprotein N-acyltransferase, with amino-acid sequence MSAFQRLRQIALAIILTWGWKRALVAITAGALSVLALAPFNLFPVLFITFPVLVWLIDGAGAGRYRGIPAAALTGYWFGLGYFVPGLYWIGYAFFVDADVFAWLTPFAVLGLPAYLSIFTAIGFALARLLWTKNATRVLALAASLTIAEWLRGHALTGFPWNAFGYALSEPLPLAQTASLIGLWGMTFLTVAIFASPATLIDRTPDRRVAWRAPAAAVALLIAMSIFGAIRLSLHPTTMVAGAKLRLMQPNLQQDAKFNYAAKTEVMKKYLALSDRASGPQSTGVRDATILIWPESAFPFFLTREADAMAEIAELLPKGTVLITGSVRAPDLPRGTPITRAYNSIYVIDHDGSVLAVYDKLHLVPFGEFLPYQDLMEKLGFEQLTRVRGGFIAGTVRHALPMPGAPSALPLICYEAIFPGEVAGRNERPGWIVNLTNDGWFGISTGPYQHLEQARMRAIELGLPLVRSANTGISAVIDPVGRTVASLGLGVEGILDASLPAAIPPTIYARVGDVPAAVLVALAVLLAVRRRVAKRHP; translated from the coding sequence GTGAGCGCGTTCCAGCGACTCCGGCAGATTGCGCTTGCCATCATCCTCACCTGGGGATGGAAGCGCGCCCTCGTCGCCATAACCGCCGGCGCGCTGTCGGTGCTGGCGCTGGCGCCGTTCAATCTCTTCCCCGTGCTGTTCATCACTTTCCCGGTGCTGGTCTGGCTGATCGACGGCGCCGGCGCGGGGCGATACCGCGGCATCCCCGCCGCGGCGCTGACCGGCTACTGGTTCGGGCTCGGCTATTTCGTCCCCGGCCTCTACTGGATCGGCTATGCCTTCTTCGTCGACGCCGATGTGTTCGCCTGGCTGACGCCGTTCGCCGTGCTGGGCCTGCCGGCCTATCTTTCCATCTTCACTGCGATCGGATTTGCGCTCGCCCGCCTGCTCTGGACCAAGAACGCCACGCGCGTGCTTGCGCTCGCGGCAAGCCTCACCATCGCCGAATGGCTGCGCGGTCACGCGCTGACCGGCTTTCCCTGGAACGCGTTCGGCTATGCGCTGTCCGAGCCGTTGCCGCTGGCGCAGACGGCGTCGCTGATCGGCCTGTGGGGCATGACGTTCCTGACTGTTGCGATCTTTGCAAGCCCCGCGACGCTGATCGACCGCACGCCCGATCGCCGCGTGGCGTGGCGCGCGCCGGCCGCGGCAGTCGCGCTTCTGATTGCCATGAGCATCTTCGGCGCGATCCGCCTGTCGCTGCATCCGACCACGATGGTCGCGGGCGCCAAGCTGCGCCTGATGCAGCCGAACCTCCAGCAGGACGCGAAGTTCAACTACGCCGCCAAGACGGAGGTGATGAAGAAATACCTGGCGCTGTCGGACCGCGCCTCCGGACCGCAATCGACCGGCGTGCGCGATGCCACCATCCTGATCTGGCCGGAATCCGCCTTTCCGTTCTTCCTGACCCGCGAAGCCGACGCGATGGCCGAGATCGCCGAGCTGCTGCCGAAGGGCACGGTGCTGATCACGGGCTCGGTTCGCGCGCCCGATCTGCCGCGGGGAACGCCGATCACGCGTGCCTATAATTCGATCTACGTGATCGATCACGACGGCAGCGTGCTCGCGGTCTACGACAAGCTGCACCTGGTGCCGTTCGGAGAATTTCTTCCCTACCAGGATCTGATGGAGAAGCTCGGCTTCGAGCAGCTCACGCGTGTGCGCGGCGGCTTCATCGCCGGCACCGTGCGGCACGCGCTGCCGATGCCCGGCGCGCCGTCAGCGCTGCCGCTGATCTGCTACGAAGCGATCTTTCCCGGCGAGGTTGCCGGTCGCAACGAACGTCCGGGCTGGATCGTGAACCTCACCAATGACGGCTGGTTCGGCATCTCGACCGGACCCTATCAGCATCTGGAGCAGGCGCGGATGCGCGCGATCGAACTCGGCTTGCCGCTGGTCCGCTCCGCCAATACCGGCATCTCCGCGGTGATCGATCCGGTGGGGCGAACCGTCGCCAGCCTCGGTCTCGGCGTCGAAGGCATTTTGGATGCAAGCCTGCCCGCCGCGATCCCGCCGACGATCTATGCACGGGTGGGCGACGTGCCCGCGGCCGTGCTCGTCGCGCTGGCCGTGCTTCTCGCGGTCCGCCGACGTGTGGCCAAACGGCACCCCTGA
- a CDS encoding Fur family transcriptional regulator, with the protein MTALKPSSASKASGIEARCAATGMRMTEQRRVIARVLAEAVDHPDVEELYRRCVAVDDKISISTVYRTVKLFEDAGIIERHDFREGRARYETMRDSHHDHLINLRDGKVIEFTSEEIEKLQAEIARKLGYKLVDHRLELYCVPLDDDKPTS; encoded by the coding sequence ATGACCGCACTGAAACCTTCTTCTGCATCCAAGGCGTCCGGCATCGAGGCGCGCTGTGCCGCCACCGGCATGCGCATGACCGAGCAGCGCCGCGTCATCGCCCGCGTGCTCGCGGAGGCGGTCGATCATCCCGACGTCGAGGAATTATACCGCCGCTGCGTCGCCGTCGACGACAAGATCTCGATCTCAACCGTGTATCGCACCGTCAAGCTGTTCGAGGATGCCGGCATCATCGAACGCCATGACTTTCGCGAGGGACGCGCGCGCTACGAGACGATGCGCGACAGCCATCACGACCACCTCATCAATCTGCGCGACGGCAAGGTGATCGAGTTCACCTCCGAAGAGATCGAGAAGCTCCAGGCGGAGATCGCCCGCAAGCTCGGCTACAAGCTGGTCGACCACCGGCTCGAGCTCTATTGCGTCCCGCTCGACGACGACAAGCCCACAAGCTAA
- the miaB gene encoding tRNA (N6-isopentenyl adenosine(37)-C2)-methylthiotransferase MiaB codes for MTPPRKLHIKSYGCQMNVYDAQRMVDTLAPEGFVETASAEDADLVILNTCHIREKASEKVYSELGRLRVAKDEAARGGRAMQIAVAGCVAQAEGEEIVRRAPVVDVVVGPQSYHHLPELLKRAGNEGRAVETEFPAADKFGFLAQPKPDAIRARGISAFVTVQEGCDKFCTFCVVPYTRGAEVSRPVARIVDDVKRLADNGVRELTLIGQNVNAYHGDGPDGKSWPLGRLLEHLAGIPGIARLRYSTSHPRDVDDSLIAAHRDLAALMPFVHLPVQSGSDRILAAMNRKHTADDYRRVIDRFRAARQDIAFSSDFIVGFPGESEQDFLATLALVTQIGYAAAYSFKYSARPGTPAADMQETVSPAEMDQRLERLQELIDSQQSAFNKAAIGSTVDVLFERPARKDGQIVGRTAFLQPAHVMASPGIIGQILPVRIDSLERYSFLGELVTPRVAREPALSPIATGA; via the coding sequence ATGACGCCGCCGCGCAAGCTGCACATCAAATCATATGGCTGCCAGATGAACGTCTACGATGCCCAGCGCATGGTGGACACGCTGGCTCCGGAAGGATTCGTGGAGACGGCCAGCGCCGAGGACGCCGACCTCGTCATCCTCAACACCTGCCATATCCGCGAGAAGGCCTCCGAGAAGGTCTATTCCGAGCTCGGCCGGCTGCGCGTCGCCAAGGACGAGGCCGCCCGCGGGGGCCGCGCGATGCAGATCGCCGTCGCAGGCTGCGTGGCGCAGGCCGAGGGTGAGGAGATCGTGCGCCGGGCGCCGGTGGTTGACGTCGTGGTCGGCCCGCAGAGCTATCATCACCTGCCGGAGCTGCTGAAGCGGGCCGGCAACGAAGGCCGCGCGGTCGAGACCGAATTTCCCGCGGCCGACAAGTTCGGCTTCCTGGCCCAGCCGAAACCCGATGCGATCCGCGCGCGCGGCATTTCCGCCTTCGTCACGGTGCAGGAAGGCTGCGACAAGTTCTGCACCTTCTGCGTCGTGCCCTATACGCGCGGCGCCGAAGTGTCGCGCCCGGTGGCCAGGATCGTCGACGACGTGAAGCGGCTCGCCGACAACGGCGTGCGCGAGCTCACGCTGATCGGGCAGAACGTCAACGCCTATCACGGCGACGGACCCGACGGAAAAAGCTGGCCACTCGGCCGGCTGCTCGAACACCTGGCAGGGATTCCCGGCATCGCGCGGCTGCGCTATTCGACCAGCCATCCCCGCGACGTCGATGACAGCCTGATTGCGGCCCATCGCGATCTCGCGGCCCTGATGCCGTTCGTGCACCTGCCGGTGCAGTCGGGCTCGGACCGGATTCTGGCCGCCATGAACCGCAAACATACCGCCGATGATTATCGGCGTGTCATCGACCGTTTCCGGGCCGCGCGCCAAGACATTGCTTTTTCATCAGATTTTATCGTCGGATTCCCGGGTGAAAGTGAGCAAGATTTTCTCGCCACCCTCGCGCTTGTCACGCAAATCGGCTACGCTGCCGCTTATTCGTTCAAATACTCCGCCCGGCCGGGAACGCCGGCCGCGGATATGCAGGAGACGGTGTCCCCCGCCGAGATGGACCAGCGATTGGAGCGGCTCCAGGAACTGATCGACAGCCAGCAATCGGCCTTCAACAAGGCCGCGATTGGCTCAACCGTCGATGTGCTGTTCGAGCGTCCGGCGCGCAAGGACGGCCAGATCGTCGGCCGCACCGCCTTCCTCCAGCCCGCGCATGTGATGGCCTCGCCCGGCATCATCGGACAAATCCTTCCGGTGCGGATCGACAGCCTCGAACGCTACAGCTTCCTAGGGGAGCTCGTCACACCGCGCGTTGCGCGCGAGCCCGCTTTATCACCCATCGCCACTGGAGCCTGA
- a CDS encoding DUF2336 domain-containing protein gives MTVATSLIPGLDDIVKRGDPRRRGEIARAIAELFFQDPAKLRPELIDLFDDLLIDLVPHAELASRVDLAERFSRLDNAPRHLVNQFARENEIMVAAPVLRRSPVLDEAALVEIARLKGQGHLLAMTERPALSSVVTDVLVERGDRDVVRRAAGNAGAMFSPGGYSELIKRAAQDGVLTLKIGQRNDLSGEHLKELLNGTLDVIRRRLSSVVNPVRQVEIKRAMAAIEEAALPPGPRRDFTAAQRTVLGLHREGHLGESALLGFAKANKYEEAIASLSAMSGVRLSILDRLIAGDRYDPILILGRVLNLGWPTVRALILLWYGPHRTPADADIEAARMNFTRLMPTTAERVVNFWRNRQTI, from the coding sequence ATGACCGTTGCCACGTCGCTCATTCCCGGACTGGACGATATCGTCAAACGCGGCGACCCCCGGCGCCGTGGCGAGATCGCGCGTGCCATCGCCGAGCTGTTCTTCCAGGATCCCGCCAAGCTCCGTCCCGAGCTCATAGATCTCTTCGACGATCTCCTGATTGATCTCGTCCCGCATGCCGAGCTCGCCTCGCGCGTCGATCTCGCCGAGCGCTTTTCGCGCCTGGACAACGCGCCGCGGCACCTGGTGAACCAGTTCGCGCGCGAAAACGAGATCATGGTGGCGGCCCCTGTGTTGCGCCGCTCGCCCGTGCTCGACGAAGCGGCGCTGGTCGAGATCGCGCGGCTGAAGGGCCAGGGTCATCTGCTGGCGATGACGGAGCGTCCCGCCCTGTCGTCTGTCGTCACCGACGTACTGGTCGAGCGCGGCGATCGCGACGTGGTGCGTCGCGCCGCAGGCAATGCCGGTGCGATGTTCTCACCCGGCGGCTATTCCGAGCTGATCAAGCGTGCCGCGCAGGACGGCGTGCTGACGCTCAAGATCGGCCAGCGCAACGATCTTTCGGGCGAGCACCTGAAAGAGCTGCTCAACGGCACGCTCGACGTCATTCGCCGCCGTCTCTCCAGCGTGGTCAATCCCGTGCGCCAGGTCGAGATCAAGCGCGCCATGGCGGCCATCGAGGAGGCCGCGCTGCCGCCCGGGCCGCGGCGCGATTTCACGGCGGCACAGCGCACGGTGCTCGGCTTGCATCGCGAGGGCCATCTCGGCGAGAGCGCGCTGCTCGGCTTTGCCAAGGCAAACAAATACGAGGAAGCGATCGCCTCGCTCTCGGCGATGTCCGGCGTCCGCCTCTCGATCCTCGACCGCCTGATCGCGGGCGACCGCTACGATCCGATTCTGATTCTGGGGCGCGTGCTCAATCTCGGCTGGCCCACGGTGCGCGCGCTCATCCTGCTCTGGTACGGTCCGCATCGCACGCCGGCCGATGCCGACATCGAGGCCGCCCGCATGAACTTCACGCGCCTGATGCCGACGACGGCGGAACGCGTCGTGAATTTCTGGCGCAACCGGCAGACGATCTGA
- a CDS encoding helix-turn-helix domain-containing protein, translated as MSKAPNPVDKYVGSRVRMRRIMLGMSQEKLGEALGLTFQQIQKYEKGTNRVGASRIQQIAEILQVPVSFLFEGGPSGVAGPNGFAEGASPSYVSDFLATSEGLALTKAFTRITDAKMRRSIVDLVEQIAAREGPDKR; from the coding sequence ATGTCGAAAGCGCCCAACCCTGTTGACAAATATGTCGGCAGCCGCGTGCGCATGCGCCGCATCATGTTGGGCATGAGCCAGGAAAAGCTCGGTGAAGCTTTGGGCCTGACTTTCCAGCAGATCCAGAAATACGAGAAGGGCACGAACCGGGTCGGCGCGAGCCGCATCCAGCAGATTGCCGAAATTCTCCAGGTGCCGGTGTCGTTCCTGTTCGAAGGCGGACCGAGCGGTGTGGCCGGCCCGAACGGCTTCGCGGAAGGCGCCTCGCCCTCTTACGTCTCGGACTTCCTCGCGACCTCCGAGGGACTCGCTTTGACCAAGGCGTTCACGCGAATCACTGATGCGAAGATGCGCCGCTCGATCGTCGATCTCGTCGAGCAGATCGCGGCACGCGAAGGTCCCGACAAGCGCTGA
- a CDS encoding HAD family hydrolase yields the protein MPVDLIIFDCDGVLVDSEVISCRAHADVLTRHGYPITSEEVLIRFLGVSEKDARRMVEQEIGRSLPDDLESQVNAATLQFYASDLQPITHVAAAIAAIDLPKCVASSGTPEKIHHGLTCAGLYDLLAPNIFSASQVARGKPAPDLFLFAAAQMKVAPERCLVIEDSLPGVTGAHAAGMTVLGFHGGSHCPPGHAERLRAAGAGLTFDDMRQLPELVRRVEADALAG from the coding sequence GTGCCCGTCGATCTCATCATCTTCGACTGCGATGGCGTGCTCGTGGACAGCGAGGTGATCTCCTGTCGCGCGCATGCGGATGTGCTGACCCGCCACGGCTATCCGATCACCTCGGAGGAGGTACTAATCCGCTTTCTCGGCGTATCCGAGAAGGACGCGCGGCGGATGGTCGAGCAGGAAATCGGCCGCAGCCTCCCCGACGATCTGGAGAGCCAAGTGAATGCGGCCACGCTGCAATTCTACGCCAGCGACTTGCAGCCGATCACCCATGTGGCCGCGGCGATCGCCGCAATCGATCTACCGAAATGCGTCGCATCGAGCGGCACGCCGGAGAAGATCCATCACGGCCTGACGTGCGCCGGGCTCTACGACCTGCTCGCGCCGAACATCTTTTCCGCGAGCCAGGTCGCCCGCGGCAAGCCCGCGCCCGACCTGTTCCTGTTTGCCGCCGCGCAGATGAAGGTCGCCCCGGAGCGCTGCCTCGTGATCGAGGACAGCCTTCCCGGAGTGACCGGCGCGCACGCCGCCGGGATGACCGTGCTGGGCTTTCACGGCGGCAGCCATTGCCCGCCGGGGCACGCCGAAAGGCTGCGGGCCGCCGGCGCCGGACTGACGTTCGACGATATGCGGCAATTGCCGGAGCTGGTCCGGCGGGTCGAGGCGGACGCTTTGGCGGGCTGA
- a CDS encoding hemolysin family protein → MPDSDPIHDNPRNTPNLPVVVAPGEVLRPTAEGWLLRAIRTLFGWKAGSVRDDLQVVLDASTPDDTGFSAVERTMLRNILGLHERRIADVMVHRADIIAVKRDIPLGELMDRFESAGHSRLVVYNETLDDPVGIVHIRDLLAFMTARARVSDATKTKRKKPLPAGLDLRTVDLAMPLEDARIIRKLLYVPPSMRAIDLLAQMQATRIHLALVVDEYGGSDGLVSLEDIVEQIVGEIDDEHDSDEPPSIVRLPDNAFIADARASLDDVRTVIGADFVTGEAGEEVETLGGYLVSFVGRLPVRGEVISGPGNYEVEVLDADPRRVKRLRISTRKERPAPRTQRESRRRESAPESGQPPASDTPTPPPSDGTGPQ, encoded by the coding sequence ATGCCGGATTCCGACCCGATCCACGACAATCCCCGCAACACGCCCAATTTGCCGGTCGTGGTGGCACCCGGCGAGGTGCTGCGTCCGACCGCCGAAGGCTGGCTGCTGCGCGCGATCCGCACGCTGTTCGGCTGGAAGGCGGGGTCGGTGCGCGACGATCTCCAGGTCGTGCTCGACGCCTCGACGCCCGACGACACCGGCTTCTCCGCCGTCGAGCGCACCATGCTGCGCAACATCCTCGGTCTGCACGAGCGCCGCATCGCCGACGTCATGGTGCATCGCGCCGACATCATCGCGGTGAAGCGCGACATTCCGCTCGGCGAGCTGATGGACCGCTTCGAAAGCGCCGGCCATTCGCGCCTCGTCGTCTACAACGAGACGCTCGACGATCCCGTCGGCATCGTCCACATCCGCGACCTGCTCGCGTTCATGACCGCGCGGGCACGCGTGTCGGACGCCACCAAGACCAAGCGCAAGAAGCCGCTGCCGGCCGGCCTCGACCTTCGTACCGTCGATCTCGCGATGCCGCTCGAGGACGCGCGCATCATTCGCAAGCTGCTCTACGTGCCGCCGTCGATGCGGGCGATCGACCTGCTCGCGCAGATGCAGGCCACGCGCATCCACCTGGCGCTGGTGGTCGACGAATATGGCGGCAGCGACGGGCTGGTCTCGCTCGAGGACATCGTCGAGCAGATCGTCGGCGAGATCGACGACGAGCACGACAGCGACGAGCCGCCCTCGATCGTGCGCCTGCCCGACAACGCCTTCATCGCCGACGCCCGCGCCAGCCTCGATGACGTCCGCACCGTGATCGGCGCGGACTTCGTCACCGGCGAAGCCGGCGAGGAAGTCGAGACGCTGGGCGGCTATCTCGTCAGCTTCGTCGGGCGCCTGCCGGTGCGCGGCGAGGTGATCTCGGGCCCCGGCAACTATGAGGTCGAGGTACTCGATGCCGATCCGCGCCGCGTCAAGCGGCTGCGCATCTCGACGCGGAAGGAACGCCCCGCGCCGCGCACCCAGCGCGAGAGCCGACGCCGCGAGAGCGCGCCGGAGAGCGGTCAACCGCCGGCCAGTGATACGCCGACCCCGCCGCCAAGCGACGGGACCGGCCCGCAGTGA